The following is a genomic window from Nitrospirota bacterium.
CCAATAAAACATCGGCATAGAGTGATAGTCGTCTGATACATTCTCCAACACTCAAGCGATTCATCTCAACAAAAATTACACCCCAATGACCTTCCCCTTCTTGTGTCAGCGAATTTGCTATCTCAAGGAAATGATGGTCGTGTGTAAAGATAACAGATTTCAGATTATTCGCATATCTGAAATGTTCGATATCTGAAGCACCAACCATTTCTTTTTCATTAGCAGAGAATGCTTCTACGCCACGCTTTCTTAGACCAGATGCAATCCTTATATCAACA
Proteins encoded in this region:
- a CDS encoding DUF5615 family PIN-like protein yields the protein MAKLKIYTDENVDIRIASGLRKRGVEAFSANEKEMVGASDIEHFRYANNLKSVIFTHDHHFLEIANSLTQEGEGHWGVIFVEMNRLSVGECIRRLSLYADVLLAEEMINSDRVFMSPILNKNHRRIVERYKFRVLNELKEKAFK